A portion of the Mycobacterium paraseoulense genome contains these proteins:
- a CDS encoding pyridoxamine 5'-phosphate oxidase family protein, producing MTVAFPEWCVNGQPVSMFLFMRRPDDTVIGYPMTGTPRDGAIEFTTYRRAAKARYLAADDRVCVVIVNYDDPAEGVALWGRSRLIDPTAFIPARPKAGPTEVPDAVIDTVRERLQDGKRVVYRIEVDQSRPSRRVVAANAEA from the coding sequence TTGACGGTCGCATTCCCCGAATGGTGCGTGAACGGCCAACCGGTTTCGATGTTTCTCTTCATGAGGCGACCCGACGACACGGTGATCGGATACCCCATGACCGGCACTCCACGTGACGGAGCCATCGAGTTCACGACCTATCGCAGGGCCGCGAAAGCCCGCTATCTGGCAGCGGACGATCGCGTCTGCGTTGTCATCGTCAACTACGACGATCCCGCCGAGGGCGTTGCCTTGTGGGGCCGCAGCCGCCTTATTGATCCGACCGCGTTCATTCCCGCACGACCCAAAGCGGGCCCGACAGAGGTGCCCGATGCCGTAATAGACACCGTTCGCGAGCGATTGCAAGATGGTAAGCGAGTCGTGTACCGAATCGAAGTCGATCAGTCCCGACCCTCCCGGAGGGTGGTCGCCGCCAATGCCGAAGCCTGA
- a CDS encoding pyridoxamine 5'-phosphate oxidase family protein — MPKPDIRMDAKEIDDFLSRCEIMAVGTVDADGWPTATLTHSEFHTRTLLLRLDPIDPVAVNAVARQQLCCVADEHQSYYEIRGVIVHGHPNFVDKAVRVDIERRTGFDFGKLQRDESV; from the coding sequence ATGCCGAAGCCTGATATCCGCATGGACGCGAAGGAGATCGACGATTTTCTGTCGCGATGCGAAATCATGGCGGTCGGCACCGTCGACGCCGATGGCTGGCCGACGGCCACCCTCACTCATAGTGAGTTTCACACAAGAACGCTGCTGCTGCGCTTGGACCCGATTGATCCCGTCGCCGTAAATGCCGTTGCACGCCAACAGCTCTGCTGTGTCGCCGACGAGCATCAGAGCTACTACGAGATTCGAGGCGTAATAGTGCACGGCCACCCGAACTTCGTCGACAAAGCTGTTCGTGTCGACATTGAGCGACGCACGGGTTTCGATTTCGGAAAACTCCAGCGGGATGAGTCCGTATGA
- a CDS encoding FadR/GntR family transcriptional regulator encodes MEVTSLREPKMADRVATVLRRMFIRGEIAEGTMLPPESELMERFGVSRPTLREAFRVLESESLIVVQRGVRGGARVTRPRRETLARYAGVILEYEGVTLKDVYDARIALETPMVVQLAKERNAKVIAELEKIVEAEEQLKPGSDAVVQLTDFHAAIARLSGNKTLQIVSDMLHHIVEKANRSLQPTEGARAEQAVRRSAKTHRMVLDLIKAGEAEKAGELWKKHLQKAEEFVLSGSELSTVVDLLE; translated from the coding sequence ATGGAGGTCACCAGCCTTCGCGAGCCGAAGATGGCCGATCGCGTGGCCACGGTGCTGCGCAGGATGTTCATCCGCGGCGAGATCGCCGAAGGGACGATGCTCCCTCCGGAGTCAGAACTCATGGAGCGGTTCGGCGTGTCGCGGCCGACGCTGCGCGAGGCATTCCGCGTTCTCGAATCGGAGTCACTCATCGTCGTGCAGCGTGGCGTGCGTGGCGGCGCCCGTGTCACCCGACCGCGACGCGAGACGCTTGCCCGTTATGCCGGGGTGATTCTCGAGTACGAGGGCGTGACGCTCAAAGACGTCTACGACGCGCGAATTGCTCTCGAGACGCCGATGGTCGTGCAGCTGGCCAAAGAGCGCAACGCAAAAGTGATCGCGGAGTTGGAGAAGATCGTCGAAGCCGAGGAGCAGTTGAAACCGGGCAGCGACGCCGTGGTCCAACTGACGGACTTCCACGCCGCTATCGCACGGCTGTCGGGCAACAAGACCTTGCAGATCGTCAGCGATATGCTGCACCACATCGTCGAGAAGGCGAATCGCTCGCTGCAGCCCACCGAAGGTGCTCGCGCAGAGCAGGCGGTCCGCCGGTCCGCGAAGACACACCGCATGGTGCTGGACCTGATCAAGGCGGGCGAGGCCGAGAAGGCCGGCGAGCTGTGGAAAAAGCACCTGCAGAAGGCGGAGGAATTCGTGCTGTCGGGTTCCGAATTGTCCACCGTCGTCGACCTTCTCGAATGA
- a CDS encoding alpha/beta hydrolase, whose amino-acid sequence MPTPLTFDVTAGVGTGERLVQSAWVFLPPRPADAVATLLCLPGGLYDKHYWHMQIDGHPGYSFGEHLAEAGFVVIALDHLGVGESTDPTASGQLGLELLAAGDAEVARQVREGLRNGDLIDGVSRVAAPLVGVGHSMGACLTAMVQANTGIYDAVALLGYGVQIANVFQERIDAADLESRVKQSMSLACQLSGASPLDSHMNVPRLDLEDMFYAGEVPQRVIDADTAAQSRVPVRAGAEVATPGFVERYTPQVNVPVFLAFGAAIDVSPNPYIEPANYTGSADVTLHLVPKSGHCHNFASHRRELWDRIAAWVPTVT is encoded by the coding sequence ATGCCAACGCCATTGACGTTCGATGTGACGGCCGGGGTCGGGACCGGTGAGCGGCTGGTCCAGTCGGCATGGGTCTTCCTGCCGCCGCGGCCCGCCGATGCGGTCGCCACCCTGTTGTGTCTGCCCGGCGGACTCTATGACAAGCACTATTGGCACATGCAGATTGACGGGCACCCCGGCTACAGCTTCGGAGAGCACCTGGCCGAGGCTGGCTTTGTCGTCATCGCCCTGGACCATCTCGGTGTCGGCGAGAGCACTGACCCGACCGCATCCGGCCAGCTAGGGCTGGAGTTGCTGGCCGCCGGCGACGCGGAGGTGGCCCGGCAGGTCCGTGAAGGCCTGCGTAACGGCGACCTCATCGACGGCGTTTCGCGGGTGGCTGCTCCCCTGGTCGGTGTGGGCCATTCAATGGGCGCATGCCTGACCGCGATGGTGCAGGCCAACACCGGTATCTACGACGCGGTGGCGCTGCTCGGCTACGGGGTGCAGATCGCCAACGTCTTTCAAGAAAGGATTGATGCCGCCGATCTCGAGAGCCGTGTTAAGCAATCGATGTCGCTGGCTTGCCAGCTCTCGGGTGCCAGTCCGCTGGACAGTCACATGAACGTTCCGCGGTTAGATCTTGAGGACATGTTCTATGCCGGGGAGGTACCACAGCGGGTAATCGACGCCGACACCGCCGCGCAGAGTCGGGTGCCGGTGCGCGCAGGTGCAGAGGTCGCCACGCCGGGGTTCGTCGAGCGCTACACGCCACAAGTGAATGTTCCGGTGTTCCTCGCATTCGGCGCAGCGATTGACGTGTCGCCCAATCCATACATCGAACCTGCCAACTACACCGGCTCTGCCGATGTGACACTGCACCTGGTGCCAAAATCGGGCCACTGCCACAACTTCGCCAGCCACCGGCGCGAGTTGTGGGATCGCATCGCCGCGTGGGTTCCTACAGTGACTTGA
- a CDS encoding class I adenylate-forming enzyme family protein: protein MAVSGDPNRLAVVGGGTRLTTSELSRLASGGAGVIGASGVQHVAYVGTGGLTLPLLIFSSARAAVPFTPLNYRLSADGLQQLIERLQAPLVVADPPYVELVAGAGKRVVTSEEFIEAARAGEPLEEFADPDDVAIVLFTSGTTSQPKAVELTHSNLTGYVTGTVEFGSADADDAALVCVPPYHIAGVGAALSNLYAGRRIVYLCKFDPREWSQLVRDERVTTATVVPTMLDRIIAELEASPTDLPTLRTLAYGGSKVGLPLVRKTMELLPHVGLVNAYGLTETSSTIAVLTPEDHRTAHGSTEAAVARRLGSVGRPVPGIEVQIRDEAGTVLPPGQTGELFVRGPQVSGRYTGIGSVLDDGGWFPTRDRAMLDDDGYLFIGGRSDDTIIRGGENIAPAEVEDVLVEHPDVHEVVVVGADDPEWGQIIVAIVVPEPGAQPDVEEMREFVRKTLRGSRTPDRIVTRDVLPTTATGKVLRREIVESLRIAAEQH from the coding sequence ATGGCCGTTTCCGGCGATCCCAATCGTCTGGCCGTGGTCGGCGGTGGTACACGGCTGACCACGTCGGAGTTGAGCCGGCTCGCGAGCGGGGGGGCCGGAGTCATCGGCGCGTCCGGCGTTCAGCACGTGGCCTATGTCGGCACCGGCGGGCTCACGCTGCCGTTGCTGATCTTCTCGTCGGCGCGGGCCGCAGTTCCGTTCACGCCGTTGAACTACCGTTTGAGCGCGGACGGTTTGCAGCAGTTGATCGAACGTCTGCAGGCGCCGCTGGTGGTCGCGGACCCGCCGTATGTGGAACTGGTCGCGGGTGCGGGTAAGCGGGTGGTGACGTCGGAGGAGTTCATCGAAGCCGCTCGCGCGGGCGAACCCCTTGAGGAGTTCGCCGATCCCGATGATGTGGCGATCGTTTTGTTCACCTCAGGTACCACTTCTCAGCCCAAGGCCGTGGAGTTGACACACAGCAATCTGACCGGTTACGTCACGGGCACGGTCGAATTCGGTTCCGCTGACGCCGACGATGCGGCACTGGTGTGTGTGCCGCCCTATCACATCGCCGGCGTTGGTGCGGCGCTGTCGAATCTCTACGCAGGCCGACGGATCGTCTACCTGTGTAAGTTCGATCCGCGGGAATGGTCACAGTTGGTGCGCGACGAGCGAGTGACGACTGCGACGGTGGTGCCGACGATGCTCGACCGCATCATCGCCGAGTTGGAGGCCAGCCCGACGGATCTCCCGACGCTGCGCACTCTCGCGTACGGGGGCTCAAAGGTTGGGCTACCGCTGGTCCGTAAGACCATGGAGCTGCTGCCGCATGTGGGCCTGGTCAACGCATACGGACTCACGGAAACAAGCTCGACCATCGCGGTTCTCACACCGGAGGACCACCGCACGGCCCACGGCTCGACGGAGGCGGCCGTGGCGCGCCGGCTCGGGTCAGTCGGCAGGCCGGTGCCCGGGATCGAGGTCCAGATCCGCGACGAGGCGGGCACTGTACTCCCACCCGGTCAGACGGGGGAGTTGTTCGTACGGGGGCCACAGGTATCGGGCCGATATACAGGAATCGGTTCGGTGCTCGATGACGGCGGCTGGTTTCCCACCAGGGACCGCGCGATGCTCGATGACGACGGCTATCTGTTTATCGGTGGCCGATCCGACGACACCATCATCCGCGGTGGTGAGAACATCGCCCCTGCGGAGGTCGAGGACGTGCTCGTCGAGCATCCCGACGTCCACGAGGTGGTGGTGGTCGGCGCGGATGACCCGGAATGGGGGCAGATCATCGTCGCGATCGTGGTGCCCGAGCCGGGCGCGCAACCGGATGTCGAAGAGATGCGCGAGTTCGTTCGCAAGACGCTACGGGGGTCACGCACCCCTGACCGCATCGTCACCCGCGATGTTTTGCCGACAACAGCGACAGGCAAGGTGCTCCGCCGCGAAATCGTTGAAAGTCTACGGATTGCGGCTGAACAGCATTAG
- a CDS encoding LysR family transcriptional regulator, translating to MAHIVETAATVVQCVLHIATLPEPQRARRIECQTGAVELHHLRCFVSVAEERHFGRAAQRLHLSPAPVSRAVRALESELGVALFIRGHHNVRLTAAGSALRERAAEILRHADSLSDYARSFRHRASAITIGAFHLSPPAVLDRTVVALRNLTMWDVKIELVEPGQLPRRLAAGTLDFALLNPTPDCDHLPHQPIAVLDYVLVMRGDDPLAACQHVDWADISRRDVTLPPDTPFPSVLNDLHDFMVCHGVTQFDRIDSLDVAAMASRIRTYRSVIPSLSLEAGGPWRVFDDPAFAVRRFRQPPPPYVLSLAWSPDTPQRTGIDPRDVLASVAEPGALTK from the coding sequence ATGGCACATATCGTCGAAACCGCCGCCACCGTTGTCCAGTGCGTTTTGCACATCGCGACGTTGCCCGAACCGCAACGCGCAAGGCGTATCGAGTGTCAAACTGGCGCAGTGGAACTTCACCACCTGCGCTGTTTTGTTTCGGTTGCCGAGGAGCGGCACTTCGGCCGGGCAGCCCAGCGTCTACATCTGAGTCCGGCACCGGTCAGCCGAGCGGTGCGGGCGCTGGAAAGCGAGCTCGGGGTGGCCCTGTTCATCCGCGGCCACCACAACGTGCGCCTCACCGCCGCAGGCTCGGCGCTTCGCGAACGCGCCGCGGAAATACTGCGTCACGCTGATTCCCTGAGCGACTACGCACGATCGTTCCGGCATCGTGCGAGTGCTATAACGATTGGTGCATTCCATCTTTCGCCGCCAGCCGTGCTCGACCGCACGGTGGTTGCTCTGCGCAACCTAACAATGTGGGATGTCAAAATTGAGCTCGTTGAACCGGGCCAGCTGCCGCGCCGGCTCGCGGCGGGCACACTGGACTTCGCGTTGCTGAACCCGACGCCCGACTGCGACCACCTGCCGCACCAGCCGATCGCCGTACTGGACTACGTGCTTGTCATGCGCGGCGACGACCCGCTGGCCGCTTGTCAACACGTCGACTGGGCGGATATCAGCCGACGTGACGTGACACTGCCACCTGATACGCCATTTCCCTCAGTGCTCAACGACCTGCACGACTTCATGGTCTGCCACGGCGTCACACAATTCGACCGCATCGACAGCCTCGACGTTGCCGCGATGGCCAGCCGAATCCGCACCTATCGCAGTGTGATTCCATCGCTGAGCCTGGAAGCCGGCGGGCCGTGGCGGGTATTCGACGACCCGGCGTTCGCCGTGCGCCGGTTCCGCCAACCGCCGCCGCCATACGTCCTTTCACTGGCGTGGAGCCCCGACACCCCACAGCGGACGGGCATCGACCCAAGGGACGTCCTCGCCTCGGTCGCAGAGCCCGGCGCTCTCACAAAATAA